A single genomic interval of Arctopsyche grandis isolate Sample6627 chromosome 8, ASM5162203v2, whole genome shotgun sequence harbors:
- the Polr2A gene encoding RNA polymerase II subunit RpII215 isoform X2 codes for MATNDSKAPLRQVKRVQFGILAPDEIRRMSVTDGGIRFPETMEGGRPKLGGLMDPRQGVIDRNSRCQTCAGNMTECPGHFGHIDLAKPVFHIGFITKTIKTLRCVCFYCSKLLVSPTNPKIKEVVMKSKGQPRKRLAYVYDLCKGKQICEGGEDMDLGGGDGTEEGAKKGAAGHGGCGHYQPSIRRAGLDLTAEWKHVNEDSQEKKIVISAERVWEILKHITDEECFILGMDPKFARPDWMIITVMPVPPLSVRPAVVMFGAAKNQDDLTHKLSDIIKTNNELLRNEQAGAAAHVIQENIKMLQFHVATFVDNDMPGMPRAVQKSGKPLKAVKARLKGKEGRIRGNLMGKRVDFSARTVITPDPNLRIDQVGVPRSIAQNLTFPELVTPFNIERMQKLVRRGNSQYPGAKYIVRDNGERIDLRFHPKPSDLHLQCGYKVERHLRDDDLVIFNRQPTLHKMSMMGHRVKVLPWSTFRMNLSCTSPYNADFDGDEMNLHVPQSMETRAEVENIHITPRQIITPQANKPVMGIVQDTLTAVRKMTKRDVFIEKEQMMNILMFLPTWGGKMPKPCILKPKPLWTGKQVFTLIIPGNVNMIRTHSTHPDEEDDGPYKWISPGDTKVMVEHGELIMGILCKKTLGTSAGSLLHICMLELGHETAGRFYGNIQTVVNTWLLLEGHSIGIGDTIADPQTYLEIQKAIKKAKEDVIEVIQKAHNMELEPTPGNTLRQTFENQVNRILNDARDKTGGSAKKSLTEYNNLKAMVVSGSKGSNINISQVIACVGQQNVEGKRIPFGFRKRTLPHFIKDDYGPESRGFVENSYLAGLTPSEFYFHAMGGREGLIDTAVKTAETGYIQRRLIKAMESVMVHYDGTVRNSVGQLIQLRYGEDGLCGETVEFQNLPTIKLSNKAFEKKFKFDPSNERYLRRIFNEHIIKELTESGYVIADLESEWDQLCKDREALRQIFPGGESKVVLPCNLQRMIWNVQKIFRINKRMPTDLSPIKVIQGVRDLLQKCIIVAGNDRLSKQANENATLLFQCLVRSTLCTKYVSEDFRLSTEAFEWLIGEIETRFQQAQCNPGEMVGALAAQSLGEPATQMTLNTFHFAGVSSKNVTLGVPRLKEIINISKKPKAPSLTVFLTGGAARDAEKAKNVLCRLEHTTLRKVTANTAIYYDPDPQNTVIAEDQEFVNVYYEMPDFDPTKISPWLLRIELDRKRMTDKKLTMEQIAEKINAGFGDDLNCIFNDDNAEKLVLRIRIMNSEENKFQDNEEETVDKMEDDMFLRCIEANMLSDMTLQGIEAIGKVYMHLPQTDAKKRIVITDSGEFKAIAEWLLETDGTSMMKVLSERDVDPVRTFSNDICEIFQVLGIEAVRKSVEKEMNTVLQFYGLYVNYRHLALLCDVMTAKGHLMAITRHGINRQDTGALMRCSFEETVDVLMDAASHAEVDPMRGVSENIIMGQLPRMGTGCFDLLLDAEKCKNGMEMGGLGVGTGLGTSMYFGTPSLTPHSPWNAQGTPAYSSIAWSPSQYNSSMTPGGPSFSPSGASDASGLSPAYGAFSPQPGSPGSPGPSMSPFIPSPAGASPHYSPSSPQFIPASPSLTPTSPTYTPTSPMYSPGSISLSPASPLYSPTSPGYSPTSPHYPPTSSPLYSPTSPRYSPSYCPSSPSYSPTSPRYSPTSPSFPATSPSYSPTSPGYSPTSPAYAPTSPNYSPTSPSSPAYSVSPAYSPTSPSYSPSSPRYSPASPSFFSPSSPNYSPTSLNYSPTSPSFAGGSPSYSNSSPQYSPTSPQYSLSSPGYSPSSPQHATSTHFSPSSPNYSPSSPTYSSSPAYSPSSTKYSPTSPTFTQASHSYSPSSPAYSPTPTGPTTYSPTSPTYSPDSPPYDETDD; via the exons ATGGCGACCAACGACTCGAAGGCGCCTCTGCGCCAAGTCAAGCGAGTGCAGTTCGGCATCTTGGCTCCCGACGAGATC CGCCGCATGTCAGTCACCGATGGAGGGATCCGCTTTCCTGAAACCATGGAAGGCGGCAGGCCGAAGCTCGGAGGCTTGATGGATCCTCGACAAGGCGTCATAGACCGTAATTCTCGCTGCCAGACATGTGCCGGAAACATGACCGAGTGTCCGGGTCACTTTGGTCACATCGATCTCGCCAAGCCAGTGTTCCACATCGGCTTCATCACGAAAACGATAAAAACGCTCCGATGCGTTTGCTTCTACTGCTCGAAGCTCTTAGTCAGCCCG ACGAATCcgaaaatcaaagaagtcgtGATGAAGTCAAAGGGTCAGCCGCGTAAGCGTTTGGCGTACGTGTACGATTTGTGTAAAGGTAAGCAAATTTGCGAGGGTGGTGAAGATATGGATTTGGGCGGTGGAGACGGTACCGAAGAAGGTGCTAAGAAGGGTGCTGCAGGTCACGGCGGTTGTGGTCATTACCAGCCGAGCATCAGAAGAGCCGGACTCGATTTGACCGCCGAGTGGAAACATGTAAATGAAGACTCGCAAGAGAAAAAGATAGTCATCAGTGCCGAGCGAGTGTGGGAAATATTGAAACACATTACAG atgaAGAGTGTTTCATTTTGGGTATGGATCCCAAATTCGCTAGACCTGATTGGATGATCATCACTGTGATGCCGGTTCCTCCTCTGTCGGTGCGTCCGGCTGTCGTCATGTTTGGTGCTGCCAAAAATCAAGACGATTTGACTCACAAACTTTCagatattataaaaacaaacaatgaACTGCTCAGAAACGAACAAGCGGGTGCTGCCGCCCATGTAATACAAGAAAACATCAAAATGTTGCAATTCCACGTGGCAACCTTCGTCGATAACGATATGCCCGGCATGCCGAGGGCCGTTCAAAAATCAGGCAAACCCTTAAAAGCGGTCAAAGCTCGCCTCAAAGGCAAGGAAGGTCGCATCCGAGGTAACCTCATGGGCAAACGAGTGGACTTTTCCGCCCGTACGGTAATCACCCCCGATCCCAACTTACGTATCGATCAAGTCGGAGTACCAAGATCGATTGCCCAGAATCTTACTTTCCCAGAACTGGTCACACCGTTCAACATAGAACGAATGCAGAAACTAGTGCGGCGTGGTAACTCTCAATACCCAGGCGCTAAATACATCGTCCGTGACAACGGCGAACGTATCGATTTGAGGTTTCATCCGAAGCCGTCCGATTTGCATTTACAGTGTGGATACAAAGTGGAGAGGCATTTGAGGGACGATGATCTCGTTATTTTCAATCGTCAACCGACTTTGCACAAGATGAGTATGATGGGACACAGGGTGAAAGTTTTGCCGTGGTCCACGTTCCGCATGAACCTCAGCTGCACATCTCCGTACAATGCCGATTTCGACGGCGACGAAATGAACTTGCACGTGCCCCAATCCATGGAGACGAGGGCCGAAGTCGAAAACATTCACATCACCCCACGTCAAATCATCACGCCTCAGGCGAACAAACCCGTCATGGGTATTGTGCAAGACACGCTGACAGCCGTGCGTAAGATGACAAAGAGGGATGTCTTCATCGAGAAAGAGCAAATGATGAACATACTTATGTTCTTGCCGACTTGGGGGGGTAAAATGCCCAAACCCTGCATTCTCAAACCGAAACCGTTGTGGACCGGCAAACAAGTATTCACGCTGATCATTCCCGGCAACGTTAACATGATCCGTACGCATTCCACTCACCCTGACGAAGAAGACGATGGACCTTATAAATGGATCTCGCCAGGTGATACCAAAGTAATGGTAGAACACGGCGAACTTATAATGGGAATTTTATGCAAAAAGACACTGGGTACTTCGGCCGGTTCGCTTCTTCATATTTGCATGTTGGAATTGGGACACGAGACGGCCGGTAGGTTCTACGGAAACATTCAGACCGTCGTCAACACTTGGCTCCTGCTGGAGGGTCACTCCATCGGTATCGGTGACACTATCGCCGATCCTCAGACGTATTTGGAAATTCAAAAGGCCATTAAGAAAGCCAAAGAGGATGTAATAGAGGTCATTCAAAAGGCTCACAATATGGAATTGGAGCCAACTCCCGGTAATACGTTGCGTCAAACTTTCGAAAATCAAGTAAATCGTATCCTCAACGACGCCAGAGATAAAACCGGCGGCTCGGCCAAGAAGTCTTTgactgaatataataatttaaaggcTATGGTCGTGTCCGGCTCCAAGGGGTCCAATATTAACATCTCTCAGGTTATTGCTTGTGTAGGTCAGCAGAACGTTGAAGGTAAACGTATTCCGTTCGGCTTCAGGAAGAGAACATTACCACATTTCATCAAAGACGATTACGGTCCCGAATCGAGAGGTTTCGTAGAAAATTCTTACCTTGCCGGTTTGACGCCCTCCGAATTTTACTTCCACGCTATGGGAGGTCGTGAAGGTCTCATTGATACTGCTGTAAAGACTGCCGAAACTGGGTATATTCAGCGTCGTCTCATCAAGGCTATGGAGTCTGTAATGGTACATTACGATGGAACTGTTCGTAATTCTGTAGGGCAGTTGATTCAGCTTCGGTACGGAGAAGACGGCTTATGTGGGGAAACTGTCGAGTTTCAGAATCTACCCACTATCAAATTGTCTAATAAGGCTTTTGAGAAGAAGTTCAAGTTCGATCCGTCGAATGAACGATACTTGCGTAGAATATTCAATGAGCACATTATCAAAGAGCTGACTGAGTCCGGTTACGTCATAGCCGATTTGGAGAGTGAATGGGACCAGCTGTGCAAAGATCGAGAGGCGCTCCGGCAGATCTTCCCCGGTGGCGAGTCTAAAGTCGTACTGCCGTGCAATTTACAGCGGATGATCTGGAACGTGCAGAAGATCTTCAGAATCAACAAAAGGATGCCGACCGATTTGAGCCCCATCAAAGTCATACAGGGAGTCAGGGACTTGCTGCAGAAGTGCATCATCGTGGCCGGAAACGATCGCCTCTCCAAACAGGCCAACGAGAACGCCACACTGTTGTTCCAATGCTTGGTGCGCTCGACGCTATGCACGAAATACGTCTCGGAAGACTTCCGTCTTTCGACCGAAGCCTTCGAATGGCTCATCGGTGAGATCGAAACGCGGTTCCAGCAAGCCCAATGCAATCCCGGAGAGATGGTCGGAGCTCTAGCCGCTCAGAGTCTCGGCGAACCTGCCACTCAGATGACACTGAATACTTTCCATTTCGCCGGTGTGTCTTCGAAGAACGTAACACTCGGTGTGCCACGTCTCAAGGAAATCATCAACATATCTAAAAAGCCGAAAGCTCCGTCTCTAACTGTATTCTTGACCGGTGGAGCAGCTCGTGATGCCGAGAAGGCCAAAAACGTACTGTGTCGACTCGAACACACTACACTACGCAAAGTCACAGCGAATACAGCCATCTATTACGATCCGGATCCACAGAATACAGTCATCGCTGAAGATCAAGAGTTTGTCAACGTCTACTATGAAATGCCTGACTTCGATCCGACTAAAATATCACCGTGGTTGTTGCGTATCGAATTAGACAGGAAGAGAATGACTGATAAAAAGTTGACTATGGAACAGATCGCCGAAAAGATCAACGCCGGATTCGGAGACGATTTGAATTGCATCTTCAACGACGACAACGCTGAAAAGTTGGTTCTGCGTATTCGTATCATGAACAGCGAAGAGAATAAATTCCAAGACAACGAAGAAGAGACCGTCGATAAAATGGAAGACGATATGTTCTTGCGTTGCATCGAAGCCAACATGCTCTCTGACATGACATTGCAAGGTATCGAAGCCATCGGCAAGGTGTACATGCATTTGCCGCAGACGGACGCTAAGAAGCGCATCGTGATCACCGATTCTGGCGAATTTAAAGCCATTGCTGAGTGGCTGCTGGAAACTGACGGTACGTCTATGATGAAGGTTCTGTCAGAACGTGACGTCGATCCGGTGAGGACGTTCAGTAACGACATTTGCGAAATATTCCAAGTGCTCGGAATAGAAGCCGTCCGAAAGTCTGTCGAGAAGGAAATGAACACTGTGTTGCAGTTCTACGGGCTGTACGTAAACTATCGGCATCTCGCGTTGTTGTGCGACGTCATGACTGCCAAAGGTCACTTGATGGCCATCACTCGGCACGGTATCAACAGACAGGATACCGGAGCCCTTATGAGATGCTCCTTTGAGGAAACTGTGGACGTACTCATGGACGCTGCCAGTCACGCTGAAGTCGATCCTATGAGAGGAGTGTCCGAGAACATTATCATGGGACAGCTACCAAGAATGGGCACTG gttgctTCGACTTGCTTTTGGATGCTGAAAAATGCAAAAACGGCATGGAAATGGGTGGACTTGGCGTCGGAACAGGATTAGGAACGTCTATGTACTTTGGAACGCCGTCTCTAACTCCTCACAGTCCGTGGAACGCACAAGGAACACCAGCTTACAGCAGCATAGCATGGTCACCGTCTCAAT ATAACAGCAGCATGACACCAGGCGGTCCATCATTCTCACCGTCGGGTGCTTCGGACGCGTCAGGCCTCTCTCCAGCATACGGTGCATTCTCACCGCAACCCGGCTCGCCTGGATCTCCAGGACCTTCCATGTCGCCGTTCATTCCATCTCCCGCTGGTGCATCACCCCACTACTCGCCAAGCAGTCCTCAATTCATACCGGCATCGCCGAGTCTCACACCGACGTCACCCACATACACGCCGACGAGTCCAATGTACTCTCCTGGATCCATCAGCTTGTCGCCGGCGTCACCGTTATATTCCCCGACTTCACCTGGATACTCGCCAACGTCGCCACACTATCCACCCACCTCGTCGCCGTTGTATTCTCCTACTTCGCCGAGGTATTCCCCGTCGTATTGCCCTTCGAGCCCGTCGTATTCACCGACGTCTCCTCGGTATTCACCGACATCTCCTAGCTTCCCGGCCACATCGCCGAGCTACTCTCCCACTAGTCCGGGATATTCTCCCACAAGTCCGGCATACGCGCCGACATCTCCTAACTACTCTCCGACTTCGCCGTCGTCACCAGCTTACTCCGTCAGTCCTGCATACAGTCCTACCTCGCCAAGTTATTCACC TTCATCACCTAGGTACTCTCCGGCTTCGCCGAGTTTCTTCTCACCGTCGTCGCCCAACTATTCTCCAACGTCTCTCAATTACTCGCCGACGTCCCCATCGTTCGCTGGAGGCAGTCCTTCATACTCTAACAGCAGCCCTCAGTATTCGCCAACTAGTCCGCAGTACTCCCTCTCCAGTCCGGGTTATTCGCCATCTTCTCCTCAGCATGCTACGAGCACGCACTTTTCGCCCTCGTCTCCAAACTATTCACCGTCATCTCCGACTTACTCGTCGTCTCCCGCGTATTCTCCCTCGTCGACGAAATACTCGCCTACTTCTCCCACCTTCACTCAAGCTTCGCATAGCTATTCGCCATCTTCTCCAGCTTATTCTCCTACACCTACTGGTCCGACTACATACTCTCCAACTTCTCCGACGTATTCACCTGATTCTCCACCATATGACGAGACCGACGATTGA